One Carassius gibelio isolate Cgi1373 ecotype wild population from Czech Republic chromosome A20, carGib1.2-hapl.c, whole genome shotgun sequence DNA segment encodes these proteins:
- the LOC127938750 gene encoding N-myc proto-oncogene protein: MPAKAMNSDVEFDSLQPCFFPDEDDFYFCRPDAAPPGEDIWKKFDLLPTPPLSPSRAALPGDPGDLGAVAGDCSLMGFGLTDPLDWASELLFLPEDDIWGASDGDLFGSVLDTTDDSIIIQDCMWSGFSAREKLERVVNLKLGKAISASSSTEASKETTVKTPENNHSIPECVDPTIVFPYPVNKRNGSSSSSSSSQSVTQLRSQHFPPASADETPTDSDDEDDDDDDDEDDDDDEEEEEIDVVTVEKRRSITSKITSTGLSAASNSLASTGGRLASGVSKAPQELILKRTAASSIHQQQHNYAAPSPYSDQQDVPSAPPSKKLRIDNSNITPRSGRNQNSSPNSPTNGIPSQRMRKSDSSSPRCSDSEDSERRRNHNILERQRRNDLRSSFLTLRDQVPELAHNDKAAKVVILKKATEYVSSLEDQELRLQQEKDRLQARRQQLLRRLEQARTR, translated from the exons ATGCCAGCTAAAGCCATGAACTCTGATGTGGAGTTTGACTCCTTGCAACCTTGTTTCTTCCCGGATGAAGATGACTTCTACTTCTGCAGACCAGACGCTGCACCACCTGGTGAGGACATCTGGAAGAAATTCGACCTGCTGCCCACTCCTCCTCTGTCCCCGAGCCGAGCAGCGCTTCCAGGGGACCCAGGGGATCTGGGTGCAGTGGCTGGGGATTGCTCACTTATGGGCTTTGGATTAACAGACCCCTTGGACTGGGCTTCCGAGCTTCTGTTCTTACCAGAAGATGACATTTGGGGGGCATCAGATGGGGACCTCTTTGGCTCTGTTTTAGATACTACAGACGATTCCATCATCATTCAGGACTGCATGTGGAGTGGCTTCTCTGCACGTGAGAAATTGGAGCGGGTCGTAAATTTGAAACTCGGGAAAGCCATCTCTGCTTCTAGCAGTACTGAAGCCAGTAAAGAAACAACGGTCAAGACACCCGAAAATAATCACTCTATACCAGAGTGTGTGGACCCTACCATTGTTTTCCCTTATCCAGTCAACAAAAGAAAtgggagcagcagcagcagcagcagcagccaaaGTGTGACACAGCTGAGAAGCCAACACTTTCCTCCAGCCAGTGCAGACGAGACTCCAACTGACTCTG ATGATgaagatgacgatgatgatgacgatgaagacgatgatgacgatgaagaagaagaggagattGATGTCGTCACGGTGGAGAAAAGGCGCTCCATCACCAGCAAGATAACCAGCACTGGTCTGTCTGCCGCCTCGAACTCTCTAGCGTCCACAGGAGGGCGGTTGGCATCCGGCGTTAGCAAAGCTCCACAGGAGCTCATTCTGAAAAGGACGGCAGCATCCTCCATCCACCAGCAACAGCATAACTACGCAGCTCCTTCTCCTTACTCCGACCAGCAAGATGTACCCAGCGCTCCCCCAAGCAAGAAACTCAGAATCGACAACAGCAATATAACTCCACGCAGCGGCAGGAACCAGAACTCTTCCCCAAACTCCCCTACTAACGGCATACCAAGCCAGCGAATGAGGAAGAGCGACTCCAGCAGCCCACGGTGCTCAGATTCTGAGGACAGCGAACGCCGGCGCAACCACAACATCCTGGAGCGTCAACGGCGCAATGACCTGCGCTCTAGCTTCCTCACTCTGCGCGACCAGGTGCCTGAGCTAGCGCACAACGACAAGGCAGCGAAGGTGGTCATCCTGAAGAAGGCCACAGAGTACGTCAGCTCCCTGGAGGACCAAGAGCTCCGGCTCCAGCAGGAGAAAGACAGATTGCAGGCCCGGCGACAACAGCTCCTCCGTAGGCTCGAGCAGGCCAGGACTCGCTAA